A region of Fibrobacter succinogenes subsp. succinogenes S85 DNA encodes the following proteins:
- the rnc gene encoding ribonuclease III has product MEEQNLLHKILKLWFRQKSGDGLEAKLGYRFRDPELLAHALVHRSFLVGKDVPYASNNERLEFLGDSVLNMLTTEFLYRTYPSDPEGELSKRKSAIVSGHACAQSSKEWDLSEYVKIGKSEAKMGGRGKESILADAYEAVLGAVYLDGGLEEVRAILNKFHFPRVQEIISATDFVNYKSELLEFCQGKLRCSPEYVIVGEEGPEHQKVFTVEVVVNGKSYARGQGPNKKKAEQEASRLSLETLKAEAAEADAKKAAAPKVKQPAHHIGLP; this is encoded by the coding sequence TTGGAAGAACAAAACTTGCTCCACAAGATTCTTAAACTCTGGTTTCGCCAGAAGTCCGGTGACGGGCTTGAGGCTAAGCTTGGGTACAGATTCCGCGATCCAGAACTGCTGGCTCATGCACTCGTCCACCGCTCGTTCCTTGTTGGCAAGGATGTCCCGTACGCAAGCAACAACGAGCGCCTGGAGTTCCTCGGCGATTCCGTCCTCAACATGCTCACGACGGAATTCCTGTACAGGACTTATCCGAGCGATCCGGAGGGCGAGCTCTCCAAGCGCAAGAGCGCGATAGTCTCGGGACACGCCTGCGCCCAATCGTCCAAGGAATGGGACTTGAGCGAATACGTGAAAATTGGAAAGTCCGAAGCCAAGATGGGCGGTCGCGGCAAGGAAAGCATCCTCGCTGATGCCTATGAAGCTGTGCTTGGCGCCGTCTATCTCGATGGCGGTCTCGAAGAAGTCCGTGCCATTTTGAACAAGTTCCATTTCCCGCGCGTGCAAGAAATCATCAGTGCAACCGACTTTGTGAACTACAAAAGCGAACTTCTGGAATTTTGCCAGGGCAAATTGCGCTGCTCTCCGGAGTACGTGATTGTCGGCGAAGAAGGTCCGGAACACCAGAAAGTGTTTACGGTCGAAGTGGTTGTGAACGGCAAATCGTATGCCCGCGGTCAAGGCCCGAACAAGAAGAAGGCTGAACAGGAAGCCTCCCGTTTGTCGCTTGAAACGCTCAAGGCCGAAGCCGCCGAAGCCGATGCTAAAAAAGCCGCCGCACCCAAAGTCAAACAACCCGCACACCATATCGGATTGCCGTGA